In Rhipicephalus sanguineus isolate Rsan-2018 chromosome 1, BIME_Rsan_1.4, whole genome shotgun sequence, the DNA window TATCGTTTCTAGCATCTCCTATTTAGTATATTGTTACCAGGATCGCAGGCAGCGACTGCGTTAGGGGTAAGAGTCACATGGATATTTTCCAGGTTCCTTGCCGGAAGCGTTTCCAGAGACGTGCTGTACACGCTGCGAGTATTGCAACGGAGGCCTGAAATTTTATTCGTGCTTGAAGCGACGTTTCTGAACTCCATCGATGCGAACGTAGCCTTTCTTTAAAAGTAGAAATGAGGGTAAAACAATTATCGCGTTTCCTTTTATTCGGCGATCATTGCTCACTTCCTGTCATTATTTGTCCGTATTTTGCATGTATAATAACATTATGTTTGGTTTTTTGTCGCACCGGAGATCAATTAAGGCCTCATTGAACTTCTTGCGTGGCACTGGCCTATCCACTCCACTtcttcctttttgtttgtttgtttgtttgtttgtttgtttgtttgttttcgcgcgcctgctctcctctccgctcttctttccgtctttctttccccttgcccctccccttagtgtagggtccGTGTTATTCGTATGGGTTAGATAATTGCGAGAAGCAAAAAACTGCATGCCTGTCAATTCCGCCTTCTTCCGCGTATTCACTGCGCCAGGGTGAAGAGCGGTGTTAGCGAAAGAATAAGTGAAACAGGTGAGTCCTATTAAGATGGTTGTGTTCGATGACTCGTTTTCCTATGCGAGGCGTGGAATACCACGACCTATTGCTTCTGAATTGTCATCGCGTGCTCAGCCTGTTACACGTGCTAGAACTATGAAGAAGTAAAGGTCAACCTGAGAGAGATTATGAAACGGTAATCCGCTGTGTGGATTATATCTGCACACGGTAGACGTCCTGCGCACACTTACTATATTTCCTgatctcattttcatttcaagATAATGCGACACGTTCCTCACTACCAGCCATGTTATTGCGTATATTTTCCTTCTCCCAATAAAGCTACCAACTGGCAGCGAGTGCTCGCGTTGCGTGTATCTCAGTCCTTGTTTGTCGCACTGTTTTCTTTAGAAGATGATGTTatttaatcatatcgtggttttcgcaacgttaaaccccaagataTTGTTATTAAAGATGTTATTTCTTTACGTTCATCTTTAACACACACTTGTCTGATAAAATAAAAGCAAGATGGATTCGAACCGAGTCCTTTATATTTGTATGATACCAGTCTACGTCAGTAAATGAAAGCCCTTTTTTTTCACCCATTGTTTGATTACCAtctcaaaaaagaaagaacacaagaGTGTTCCCATGTGTTGCTCAATTTGGCTTCGTTCCCCTCACTTCCTTCCTGTCCTTAGAGAAGCTGCTAAGGCTGCGACTCTAACAAAAATCGAACTAAATCACCAAAGCATACAATCTAGCGGCATCTCACAAATCCTTTGGTCTAATCTATTTCTAACGTGGCAACTCTGAATATCGTGCCGACAGCCCGGCACTCAATTCTCGCAATCACTGTCCACGCTCGTTTTAAGCGTAAATGCAAATTTCAGGAGCCGTGAAACATACGGGCGAAATTTGTTAGTTCCGCTGAAATGTGCTCAAACAATCTGAAGGGGTGCCTAATGAAAAGTCAACACTGCAGGAGGGCCATGTTCGATCGcatttctccctttctttatctcgcCTTCATCAATGATTCTCCGGGATGTGTTGGACGAAGCAGCTTTCCCGACCAACGAATGAGTCGATGCGAGAGCGAATCGTCTGATGAAGCGCGAACCGATATAATACTGTGGCGAGTCCCTCCAATTTACGTTAAACTGTCGCCATCACATATACGTGCAAAGTTGTCTACATACACaaatacaacccccccccccccatgtatatatatatatatatatatatatatatatatatatatatatatatatatatatatatatatatatatatatatatatatatatatatatatatgtctcggGTGTCTCGTGTCgccgcccgtcacggtaaagcacgcggcaaataagacggcgcgtttgCTAAGGAAAAgatcgcgagaacgcgcgctgcGCTTCACCGACTGGCAAACAAGacagcgcgttggctcaggaaaagctctgtttctgcgatggacgctgtctgcgacgggcgctggacgctgtctgcgacgttatctgtagcaatgagagggcgctgtcctctcattgctattgacaTGTCCCTATGGACacgcgcctgtcctgtacatctgtgttcctttgtagtccttgtcgatttcccGCTTCTAATTTTGAAGAaacctatgggaaacaccggtgcttcgcatctccccaggtttcacgttagtggataTGTCTTGTACAGTGTAGCATGGGGtcggaaagggaaatgagggtaaggaggatagaaaagaggagggcaacgccaccagttccgccgcttccttagtcttcgcactaCCAGCGCGTGGCTACCCCAACTTTctttaagacgatagtctttcttgggatacttgaacgcggaaattttggtctgcctgtctttctgtctgtctgtcacacgattcagccacccggccaaagtttaagcacttgctgaacgcccagccatcttgaactggtagctgcgttcatacttgtgaacactgccgatcaaaaagcaaatattacgcatatctgaggcgccacatcaatatgtaagtattaggtggtgtgttcctttactagaaaatacatagatacgtaattctaaacatcctagtgtttcttaggctgcgctgaaaatgcgacgctatgctcGAAAAAGCCCTCGGCCGACgacatggtgctgccacctggcagtggcccaaggttctgcacaagctcatgtttcccgacgccactgccagatggcgtccatatctcacgcagcgcctcctctattttatcaatgccagccagatgcggccgattcaacatagaggaggcgctgtctgaggcaagacaaaacataaatggcagaaggcTATCGTCTTCCGACGATATTAGCAGCGAAGCAcgaagatacgcggccatttttttttgtaacagtCGCTTGTGATAACCGCCTTACTGATTGCCAGAAGTGTTGTGAAATGACAGAGTTCATACGAAACAAGACGTATATGGGGATCTAAGACATCTGAAGGAAAGCAatcaaaaaattgtagcgcatGGAAAGGTGGTCATGCACTGTCGCACAAAACACAACTTTTGCCACAAAACAGTATACAAGCTATTATGCCCaaggtactatcgcgctcagtatgagctacatctcgcgagcgcgtggccgagagcgctctgcaaggttgtacagtggcgccgattacgtcatattttcgagttatcgggagagagtttggctgctcgtgccagcgcgcatcgcccccacttgattgctctcaccctcgaagttatcattttcgaggCTGATAtaaccgcagggcaaaacgagggcaagGGTGAAAGAAAGTTGTGGTGATGCGCGCtagcagggacagccaaactctctcccgataactcgaaaatatgccgtaatcggcgccactgtacaaccgtGTAGAGCGCTCCGCCACGCGCTCGTGGGATGGAGCTCAtactggggggcgatcggagatctctgttcgttcgcgttcgttctgcggtgcctacgtcacaaaagtgagaggaggcgcagctctcccgcctagaaccgccgagaggaagagaacagccaatcgtgaagcggacagctttccggaagtagacgcgcatcctgtgacgtcggcacagggaccgtgaagcgtttctcaccttttaataaatataattactttacagaaaattattgtttttgcttctcaagctcaaacacactttcaaacagcaacagctttgagtgatgatatttaatgATGTTAGtcttttttgacgtcgtcgctagatgatgtcgcgcacgcaaaaaaaaaagagaaaagtagcggctgacgcagtttcaaaatgtcgtccgatcgcaacgtctgcgttggttctcgggtgtcggatcgtcaaaaggagcttctgctggcttttgtgaaagagcacccacagatcgcgacgctgtcgtgcccgctggagccatCGTTCacaagggaggaccgggacgacatgtggcaagAGCTAGTAGCGCCTTTGAACGAAGAATTCCCTGCGCGTAACGCcagagcccagtggcaggcccaatggaggaatgagcgctactattcgcagcagggtcttgccaaactccgagggcagcagaggtgagtgcgagcacaattgtattgtggtcggtcatcttacgcgtcccgcttgtgctttacagcggcacccgaggcggccagatttcggattaccgcggccgcgtcgtgcttgacagggacgagtgtgcgaggcccatagttcgggtggtctgaatcggtaagcactggcttagaatatcattgttacttgtatgctgcgaacaagtgggctcgtttgcttcgagccattacgcgctgttagttttactttttcaaacaatatcgagtggatcacccggccgccgcgttagctgaggtgctaacacgttgcgccgcccagaacagaatgcgaaacagccacatttgcggtgatgacgaaagaacagccgcgaactatatttcgaagctcattagagtaccctacgtgttccaacccatttctcagaccctcgagtcgagtgaggtgcgtagccagtaggcttgcctccctccacccctctctccgaagtctgtgtgtcatagcatgccgctgttgaaacattctaaaaaaacattgctattatccacttccactccatacttcttattgcactcagtgtgtcaatcaagaaacttcttgctataacaggtgagccctgctccagctgctactggtgtggctgaagaggatgtggcccaggatcttccccgtgccccaactcgtaagtttcgctgatgtttttgattaactgtagatggtgttacatgctcacaggtgatgctcatgcgtgcaggcatatgtttgtgaagagatgacatctgtgggcataaagacaaaaggctgcacaaaaaaaatttggcaaactgttgcaggagctagttgtatgcataactgtcagatggaataaacaggtgtcctgccttgcagttatggtgaaatgtagcaaaaaggtagcattgcaaaaatgttcaacatcttgaaatgtttccctattttgtcaattgcttcaaaagtgaaactgaaaatgtgctattgctaaatatactgttcaaaaagcaagcttgttatataactttttcacatagccatcatacacaaatgcacatgtttgcacctgtgttacacctgcttgctgtatgttttgcatactgcagcagctagggtttcggaaggagattgtgtcggtgatcgcgtaaagccgggcaaacaattgtgtagccctgaaaagggctgtttggttgcttctcatgcagaggtggttagaggcgtgagatgcgtttgatgagatgagcgaaaatgaattccggcaccgctttggtctgtccaaacgaagtgcgttggttgtgcggtgaaccaagcaccattcatggatgccgttgggtcagtggattttcaacagagaggaaattgttgcacacactgaaactcttaaCGAACacaagcttccagcgaagagtcggtagcaggaaatttatagatgataatggcaacacatttcttggtttccagctcatgccgcagctgcgggatgggggcaaccggcaggccgaggcgctggagttactagccgcaaacaccaggcggcagggccaggcatcattggaaagctgcgccaggttcaacttctcggtgacgtggtccacgaattgcaaggcgttggtaccctcgcccgggccctgaTTGCAGcggcacagtgatttgtaaagactagttgtacatatatgtagatttatttttgttcacatcacgagctatgatacgctggtttgcttcaatggtgccctgcaattttctttcagttaattttctttttctgcatatcagaagcactgatgtcctgtttcattgtacataataaagtgtagctcaatggtaaatcgtgtcttgcgatgtcatttctttttaagctcatcgtgcgaggtgatgcattcagcagttttgtagtacatgtgcatagcacagtgtggtttcatttataaatcatgttttgccatgtcattttttaaaatctcattatacaaagtcatgcattgagcaattttgtagtatatgcacatagtgcactgtagtgtatctttatgtttatagtgtatacgtgtagaatattgtggcacactgtacgttttctatcgatttttacacatcctagaaaaaaagaaaagcgtttgtgaatggtctaggttgcacaacaattttgaaatattgcaagaccaaaaaatagttgacgaatacgtgttctgttgcttagaagtgtttagataacAGGATTCGGTACAAACggaaatcaataatagaggaagacatcaGCAACCAACAGcttgcattttttagcgagttcaattaataccggttcgactgtgccttgttttcatgtaatacaatgactttcgtgctgcgagacgcgtgtgttgctgcagaggagcagcaggcactttgtaataactccatttgtatattataaaaggaagctacttttatattcttttccttggcattaaatttaagggatatttatttattttgctttttatgtgcattgctcgtgatacttgtaataaaatttcaattctgacaccacccatgttgttcacttcatttacaggcaccattcttgttgcactaaagctaccgcatgttgctgtcctgattcaaacagccttttcaggttaccactttggctgtgaatggcaccatgtgccattcacagttgagctctcagttgtgcttagtgtgaagcgccatattttacaacctggtcgaagcatttcatcagcatggcgttgtgtgacaagggggcataggtcggcaaactcactcatgagtcgacccactcagattcagatcgagctgtgagtccaagtgagtaatacattggtgagttcgagtccgggtgaaaacattttagtgagcctgagtccgagtgaatccgcttgaggaaaattttggtgagtctgagttcgagcagagtcattcaatgcttcttatggtcacgaaactgccgcgtcagtttcatatggagccagcggccgccgccagaagcgcagctgtgcttgagaggcgatgcgaacgctgctatcgttggggttgtgtgtgggaagcctcggtgtttaagctttctaaacttccgcaacggtcgctttgctttcacgcttttacttctagcactcagcatgcataaatacatttctgaacgcgttttctgttttaaaatgagcacccgggaggagaaaaaccagctcaattaaaacatgcagctcgcggtggtatcagcagaaaaaatacaaaaattcggggattaacgacagaataccaagatatataattacgaacgccgtagcaggggacttctgtatgacttttggcacctgcaggcacagctgtttcaccatgctcgtaagtcgctcgctgtacgccgccggccgcaagttgactcgtctcgccttcacgctagatgtttgacaacagttgtggcatgtagaggaagacacagtttgacctgtactttattccagaagacattattctctgtgaagcatattctacgcaacatttctttcacctgcaccggcaacgcactcacaccggccgccggccagcttggtgccgacgacgtagcgaagcctatacttcgtatcgcttcgtagttgtggcaggtaactctgcgggaatacaaccgctggcgaacagcttacttttgttaaagctggcagtgttcttcgtagttcttcctcattcggcacattgaagcgagttatccgtggcgtccgggctcgaaggcttgcacttgtttgggtccggaagctcgatagggaagaaacgtgggtgagcgcgctcgctcgctcgctgcgtgcgccggcgagaattgcacttgactctcataacagcttatattcgttgtaatagtgcttcgctttcactctggcgtacaaccgatatgacttgttttcgtctagccgacagggccgagcagtgcagcacttagcaGCTGATCGGCGCAGTTACActccccgttggtccctttcttgccaggcgtttccgcacgacacgcactacggtgcggtctaaacagggcgtcggcaaCGCTCATAGCTCTTCTCAGGgtgactcacgtggtcgtttgcatggtggtcgcactgtagatgagcgagatcgaggtttacgctttgtgagatacgaaggaagtcctcaaaaatccttggaacggaCTCCGTGCCGCGTTTCTGCGgcacggagtcgccgttgatgttaaaatcatacgcagtgataatgtccgaggcgtcgaaatggttcgcacacacacgtgtatacttcgactcaaagttaattatcaccgctttcttgcagcggtatggcccgcttccatttctcccgctgctgcttgtctaacggcaaacaaaacaacgacacctttttgcttcccttgtagccggaacggcaccccggcacgcaacatctgttaggcatcctagtcctgcgacagcgtttcctcaaacttgaacatatgatatccagcagcttgtctcgcactgcgcgagtatttcaatacgcggacggcgcagacgatcgcctctgtggcgcagcggcggcgcgttgcggtattttcgagcagcgtatgaagctcgcccatagcgtgacggtgcagtttcgtgaccataaagagaattgaatgactctggttcgagtgagccccaagagcaaaatatatttcacgagtgagtcagggtgagcttcacattttttgccaacctattcaagggggttattcattgataggagaacgctgtttcgttgatatgtgtagcaaacatttgaagtgtagtaaaaaaaaacacagtgacaaacacaatgaacaaagacaaacacgcaccacacaatgctgccaaggtcgttgcaggcggcggcgtactctgcgcaggtgctcaagcatgcaggccctgtggttctcgaaacaggttcactacacggttgcgctgctgctggctcccgttgtggtggtggtagctcagctgctgctggcagcagctcagcatcgtcggtgtcgtcatcgtccccttcgacaacaggctcatgtgccgccaacgcagtGTCGTGCAGAGccgcacaagcagcaatgatgcttgagcagctgtgcacaagcttacagcgatgcaccactccacagcattgcgcatggcggtgtgggtcttgttgtagtggttatcaggggtgccacgagctggtcgtccgggcactggtgtcaggaaccacggttctaatgtatagctggagtctcctgcacgaggtcggcatgacagctgtagtgataacgtcttgaatgtggcaagcattgacagcacttaccaagcaagccgaagttttgcttccaggtgctgacggagagggctcccccgccatacccacgagtcatgacatgaccccaggaaacatggactgacatccagaggtcggcatcacatgtctgcagaattcaattcagtcaaaattgtacccataaatgaccttgggtacaatgttgggtattatgttaatgtaactacatctgtcttcactgttactgactgttgaaacatagctatggacaaatcatcgacagggtaggacttgtaccataagttctaacacgaggacaatgcagtgtcaaagggtagcctgcatgtttactgcttggaacaacccatctcccagccaccaaagccttttaaccaaattaatgctgtatgtttaaggcaatgtatcacaaaatatctacaacacgaaaaacttcgactgaaaaaagggttatgaaacaatgcgtatttaatgtacatgctagggcgcgttccgagggaccgaaataaagtttattcatccatccatgtattgatccatgtaacgtccatcacgacaatgaacaataaggacatactacggcacattctgggagcgctaatctcaacaaatacaaatcgagaatcaagcttcgggtacacatggcgaacgagtaacggtaatattatgcattgtgcaggccgctgaaccagagtgtactccgcgtcacatgatttcatcgcttatcctaagcgaagtgccctgaaacgaaccaattcccgttctggatagattgaaaataccgctcccactatactcagttgcaacagcctcagtaaagcggaaagtttaagcgatataaatgaaacaattcgctacgcatacaatgcatgaataatactcacgatcatggtgttgaatgcgtagagtcccttccccgacatgtaatgcgtcgtgtccgcggagctcaggccatggggcttcgggattgcgatgagcgtaccatccacgcacccgaccacaacgggaatctgcccgagccgcgcgaacgccgcctttgttcgctcttcgcgtctgtggtctccggaaaaggccacccaccgtttttgcccgcgaacgacagtaatggcatgttcctgacggacgactgcgacaggccgctgaattcctcgcagccgacagctcgctggaagcatccgatcgcaaaaaatctcagcgcgcacaacgccttccgctctgtttaaatcccactggttcgttggcacccgatgacggggccgagatcgtcgcacaaccaaggtacagtacgtttcgagaaacgaaagcgacgccggaattcacactcgctcatctcttcaaacgcatttcgcacctcctaccattctgcatctgcttcgagaaacgccaacgtagcaaggaagcaccgttgcaagcgccattttctcaaaatcagctgttgcggcagccgcaaccgcggcatcactcgaaatacatgccgtgcgacgccattgttcgctcgagagaacgcgagcgaacggtctcgcactccgttcacttttagcagacgacatgctcgttatgacgcggaatgacgtcaccaaaaaagaaaacatcacgcaaaaaaaaagaaatggccacgccccttagagtggcgtgagttgtccggcttcagccaatcgcgtgcgatcatcagaacgaacgcgaacgaacggcgcagaacagagatctccgatcgcccccctgagCGCGATAGTACTGTTTTAGCCTGGCACGTGAAGCGATACGTAATGTATATACACTGCACGTGCATTCCTGAGCATTACGTATCGTGAAGTGATACGTAATTCTCAGTAACAACTTTCCGACGTAGCGACGTCTTTCCTTGTCTTGTTCTTCCCCTCTTCCACTTCTGCTCTATAGATCTCCACCATACACTTCAAAGAAGGCCAGCAGGGTTACCATTATGTCGTTGCACAGACGAAAAACTCTGAATTCGGCGGTTCAAGTAGGCCTAGGAGTTATTACTCGATTGTATTGTCCATCCTGTACATTAGTGGGGAAAGGCCATGCTTTTGATACTGTCTGATCTTAGCTAATAATGAGTGTCGACTTATTCCGCTTGACACTTGACATATTCCGCTTCTGCTAATCACAAGTACTCTTATTCCTACTGTGTTATTGCATACTCACGTGTTTTATTTTACGGGCGAAGCTGCTTAAAGCGGCACACGTTCGttcccgtcgtagtgcgtaaccagtcttaacgctagtaccagatcttgacctctaaggtggtgccggtgggagttttctcctgtgcgttgttgaacaataaaaaattcgcagcgtgcgcattaactaaaagccgaattcttctgtctccccgccacggtggtctagtggtcatggcactcgactgctgacccgaaggtcgcgggaccgaatcccggccgcggcggctgcattttcgttggaggcgaaaatgtttgaggcccgtgtacttagatttaggtgcacgttaaagaatcccaggtggtcgaaatttccggagccctccactacggcgtctctcataatcatatcgtggttttgaaacgttaaaccccagatataattaattcttctgtctctcattccccattagcagccattggcatgttccagtaggaaacgttagtagaagtagaagcgtaagtgttagctaaaagccgacttcttctgtttctcattcccattagcagccattgtttacctccaaggtagtgcctggtgagatttctcctgtacgtgattaaacaataaaagttttgttcaaaacgccgttgattgatgaaataaaccaaggaaagacgccagatgttttctaaaagcaaaacgaaaagacgccaga includes these proteins:
- the LOC125757191 gene encoding putative nuclease HARBI1 produces the protein MSGKGLYAFNTMITCDADLWMSVHVSWGHVMTRGYGGGALSVSTWKQNFGLLGDSSYTLEPWFLTPVPGRPARGTPDNHYNKTHTAMRNAVEWCIAVSFC